The following is a genomic window from Brevinematales bacterium.
CGCGCTGGGAAGATCGACATTGATCGCGGAGGTTTTTATCACCGTCGAGGTAATCATAAAGAATGTCAGGAGCTGGAAAACTACGTCGATCATCGGGGTCATGTCGATCCCGGTTTTGGTAGAACGCTCTTTTTTTATCTTCATAAGTAACTCCGATTACATTTTGAACTATTCATATTATACCTGAAAAACACAAGATAAACAACAATTCCGTAAAATAATTTCTTGTTAAACAAAACGGTTAAATTCTTGTGAATTATAGCTTTTTTCTTTATAATATAAATAACATTATACTGTGCCGTATATCCCAAAAGCGGCTCGTATATTATCGAATAAAACTATTTCTGAGAAACGGGAAGGAGAAAATAGGATGCCGCTAAATGAAAAAGTGACTTTGGGTGAGTACCTGCAGGATGCGCGTAAGGCCAAAGCGATCTCAATAGATGAAATCGTACGCGAGACGAACATATCAAAAAAATACCTCGAATCGCTGGAAATGAACGATCTTTCCGTGTTTCCCGGGGAAACCTATCTCCTCGGATTTCTGGCGACCTACGCCGACACCCTCGAGCTCGACCGTAATACGGTTATCTCGATCTATAAGCGGCAGATGCGTATTGAGCAGGACGCGCCTATCGAGCAGTTGGTCGGTACGTCGCAGAAGAAGTCGAAACTCCCGCAGGTCGATCTGAAATCGGTCGGTATTATCGGAGGGGTTCTCGGCGCTCTCCTTCTGCTCATCCTTATAATCTCGAATATCCGCGTTCCCAGCGGCGGCAATAACCCGATACCTCATTCGAATAAGTCCTATACCTATAACCTGACCGATTTGGACAAAATCACCAAGCAGGAGTACGGCCTCGGGGATATGATCTATATTTCCAACGGCACCTCCCTTATCCATATGGAACTGAAAGAGCTCGGCGCGTCGAAAAGCCTCCAGATCGCGGTCAATAAAATGAACTATACGATCAAAGAGCGCGATGTGCTGAATATCGATAGCGACGGGAACAGTATCAAGGATATGGGCGTGGAGCTCACGCGTATCACCGATGGGAAGATTTATCTCAGCGTCTTTATCCTGAAAGAGGATGTGACCGATAAGACCAATATTTCCGAAGGGACTATCCAGAAGTATAAATCCGCCGTCATCGCCGAAAACGAGCTCCTATCATCTAAAATTAAGACTAAGATCGATATGAAGGTTGTCGCGGATGCTACCGGATGGATGGAGTATTCCGCCGACGGGGCTGAACCCAAGCAATTCGTGCTGAAGAAAGGGATGGAAGTACCGATCGCATTTGATAATGAAATGACCCTGCTTCTCGGTAACGCCGGCGCGGTTAAAGTGGTGATCGGCGATAAGACCGAACCGGGCGGCAGTTTCGGGGAGATCAATAAATCCATCTTTTACTGGAAAAACAACCAGGGCCAATTCTCCCTCAATAGGGCGTTCCTGAAGTAATGCGTGTTTATTTCGATGCTTTAGGATGTCCTAAGGCGCTTGTCGACGCGGAGAAGATCGCGTCGATAGTCCAGAACGCCGAGAATGAAATCGTTTTATCCCCCGCGGACGCGGAAATAATTATCATCAATACCTGCGGTTTTATCGAGACCGCCAAGCAGGAATCCATTAATTCTATTCTGGAATACACGGAA
Proteins encoded in this region:
- a CDS encoding biopolymer transporter ExbD, which gives rise to MKIKKERSTKTGIDMTPMIDVVFQLLTFFMITSTVIKTSAINVDLPSA